One Synechococcus sp. JA-2-3B'a(2-13) genomic window carries:
- the cobN gene encoding cobaltochelatase subunit CobN encodes MHRIAALPGGWDPSQSGVIFLEQDPAPIVILSAADTDLTALSAALRLLPGDFPAVRAANLLQLQQPLSLDDYAERVLRRAQVVLLRLLGGRAYWSYGLEVAKQVAAEEGSTLIVIPGDDRPDWDLVSHSTVPLAVADRVWRYWLEGGAENVAACLLLLAREFLGGQYSAPDPQGLPRLGIYQPPVASPTDPQAPKVGILLYRAHVLAGNIEPVDQLAKALVERGLQPLCLYTYSLQDPDLPQAIRDHFGSQIDLLLNTTSFSLARLDSHQPDVSLWQELDVPVLQVILSSGSRQSWEDSTRGLGARDLAMNVALPEVDGRIISRAVSFKAVQQRDPHLQTEVVAYAAVPDRVEFVADLAANWVKLRRTPANQRRLALILANYPSRDGRLANGVGLDTPASCVEILKVLAESSYRVGPLPQTGDELIRWLTQGQTYDPLGSLRPARQWLSAALYREWFARLPEPIQTDLVRQWGDPPSRDIPVVGLQLGQVFVGIQPPRGYDRDPSLNYHAPDLVPPHEYLAFYLWLRQVFAVQAVVHVGKHGNLEWLPGKGSALSATCYPEMALGPLPHFYPFIVNDPGEGSQAKRRAQAVIIDHLTPPLTRAELYGPLADLERLMDEYVQAQQLDPSRCPLIRAQIQELVRAEHLDQQFNLEKEEDWNRLDGYLCELKESQIRDGLHIFGRIPAGEQLVDLVVALARYPGHGQLGITQAIARDWGWDWDPLTADLTDPWPEGSPNSP; translated from the coding sequence ATGCACCGAATAGCTGCTTTGCCAGGGGGATGGGATCCTTCCCAATCCGGCGTCATTTTCTTGGAGCAGGATCCCGCTCCCATCGTTATCCTTTCGGCAGCCGATACGGATCTCACGGCCTTGAGCGCAGCCCTGCGCCTGTTGCCCGGCGATTTTCCGGCGGTGCGGGCGGCCAATTTGTTGCAGTTGCAACAGCCCCTAAGCCTGGATGACTATGCCGAGAGGGTGCTGCGGCGGGCGCAGGTGGTGCTCCTTCGCCTGTTGGGGGGAAGGGCCTACTGGAGCTATGGCCTGGAGGTAGCCAAGCAGGTGGCCGCCGAGGAGGGATCCACCCTGATCGTCATTCCTGGGGACGATCGCCCCGACTGGGATTTGGTGAGCCATTCCACTGTGCCCCTGGCGGTGGCGGATCGGGTGTGGCGGTACTGGCTGGAGGGGGGAGCGGAGAATGTGGCTGCCTGTCTGCTGTTGCTGGCTAGGGAGTTCCTAGGGGGCCAATATTCGGCGCCGGATCCACAAGGGTTGCCTCGTCTTGGGATCTACCAACCTCCCGTAGCCTCGCCGACGGATCCCCAAGCTCCCAAGGTGGGGATTTTGCTCTACCGAGCCCATGTTCTGGCGGGGAACATAGAGCCGGTGGATCAATTGGCAAAAGCCTTGGTGGAGCGGGGGCTGCAGCCTCTGTGCCTTTACACCTACAGCCTTCAAGATCCCGACTTGCCCCAGGCCATTCGGGATCACTTTGGCAGCCAGATTGACCTGTTGCTCAACACCACCAGTTTTTCGCTGGCGCGGTTGGACAGCCACCAGCCCGATGTAAGCCTGTGGCAGGAATTGGATGTGCCCGTTTTGCAGGTAATCCTTAGCAGCGGATCCCGCCAGAGCTGGGAGGACTCCACGCGAGGACTGGGAGCGCGGGATCTGGCCATGAATGTGGCTTTGCCGGAGGTGGATGGGCGCATCATCAGCCGCGCCGTTTCCTTCAAGGCGGTTCAACAGCGGGATCCCCACTTGCAAACGGAGGTGGTGGCCTATGCGGCTGTGCCGGATCGGGTGGAGTTTGTAGCCGATTTGGCGGCCAACTGGGTGAAACTGCGGCGCACCCCTGCCAACCAGCGCCGTCTGGCTCTGATTTTGGCCAACTACCCCAGCCGGGACGGGCGGCTGGCCAATGGGGTAGGGTTGGATACACCGGCAAGCTGCGTGGAGATTCTCAAGGTCCTGGCGGAATCCAGCTACCGGGTGGGGCCCCTGCCGCAGACAGGAGATGAGCTCATCCGCTGGCTCACCCAGGGCCAAACCTATGACCCGCTGGGATCCCTGCGCCCCGCTCGCCAATGGCTTTCTGCTGCCCTTTATCGAGAGTGGTTTGCCCGCTTGCCTGAGCCCATCCAGACCGACCTCGTCCGGCAGTGGGGGGATCCGCCCTCTCGAGATATTCCCGTGGTGGGACTGCAGTTAGGGCAGGTGTTTGTAGGCATTCAGCCCCCGCGAGGCTATGACCGGGATCCGTCCTTGAACTACCACGCCCCGGATCTGGTGCCCCCCCACGAGTACCTGGCTTTTTACCTGTGGCTGCGGCAGGTCTTCGCCGTTCAAGCGGTGGTGCATGTGGGCAAGCACGGCAACCTGGAATGGCTGCCCGGCAAGGGATCCGCCCTTTCCGCCACCTGCTACCCGGAGATGGCCCTGGGGCCGCTGCCCCACTTCTACCCCTTCATTGTCAACGATCCGGGAGAGGGATCCCAGGCCAAGCGGCGAGCCCAGGCAGTGATTATCGACCACCTCACCCCGCCCCTTACTCGTGCTGAGCTGTACGGCCCCCTGGCGGACTTGGAACGGTTGATGGATGAGTACGTGCAGGCCCAACAGTTGGATCCCAGTCGTTGTCCCCTGATTCGCGCCCAGATTCAGGAGCTGGTTCGAGCCGAGCATCTAGACCAGCAGTTCAACTTGGAAAAAGAAGAAGATTGGAATCGCCTGGATGGCTATCTCTGCGAGCTAAAAGAATCTCAGATTCGCGATGGGCTGCACATCTTTGGTCGAATCCCTGCCGGTGAGCAGCTTGTTGATCTGGTGGTAGCCCTGGCCCGCTACCCTGGCCACGGGCAACTGGGGATTACTCAGGCCATTGCCCGCGATTGGGGATGGGACTGGGATCCCTTGACCGCCGACCTGACAGATCCTTGGCCAGAGGGATCCCCGAACTCGCCGTAA
- a CDS encoding ABC transporter permease, with the protein MSLERTWVIQGLAWLAALLFVAGVILLAGASPLQVAASMWQGAFGTEAQFGRVLATLAPLVLCCCGLVFTFVAGLYNLGIEGQMVVGAIAATFLVRLEAGWLPPPLAITLALLAGILGGAGWGLLAGILNVWGRVNEIFAGLGLNFVAQGWVLYLIFGPWKRPGVASMSGTEVLDPRLWLPTWGRSEASPVALLLALLALALTVLVVGNTRFGLQLRAVGKNPVAAFRLGIPATRRLLMAFACCGGLAGLAGALQVLALFHRLIPNISSNLGFLALLVVMLAGFNPLLILPIAFFFSSLNIGSLQLPLSLQLESSLAGVIQGSLVLFVLLAQGISRRYFLGKG; encoded by the coding sequence GTGTCTCTAGAGCGTACCTGGGTAATCCAGGGATTGGCTTGGCTGGCAGCGCTGCTATTTGTGGCGGGGGTGATCCTGCTGGCGGGGGCTTCACCTCTCCAGGTGGCGGCCAGCATGTGGCAGGGGGCCTTCGGCACTGAAGCTCAGTTTGGCCGGGTTTTGGCAACGCTGGCTCCCCTTGTCCTCTGCTGCTGTGGGCTGGTGTTTACGTTTGTTGCCGGTCTCTACAACTTGGGCATCGAAGGGCAAATGGTGGTCGGGGCAATTGCGGCCACGTTTCTGGTGCGTCTGGAAGCGGGATGGTTGCCGCCGCCACTGGCCATTACCTTGGCGCTTTTGGCCGGGATCCTGGGGGGGGCGGGCTGGGGCCTGTTGGCTGGGATCCTGAATGTGTGGGGGCGGGTCAACGAGATCTTCGCTGGGCTGGGGCTGAATTTTGTTGCCCAAGGTTGGGTGCTCTACCTGATCTTCGGCCCTTGGAAAAGGCCGGGGGTGGCTTCCATGAGCGGGACGGAAGTGTTGGATCCCCGTCTGTGGTTGCCCACCTGGGGGCGGTCAGAGGCCAGTCCGGTGGCGTTGCTGCTGGCCCTGTTGGCTTTGGCCCTGACGGTGCTGGTGGTGGGCAACACTCGCTTCGGCCTGCAGTTGCGGGCGGTGGGGAAAAACCCTGTAGCTGCTTTCCGGTTGGGGATCCCGGCTACCCGCAGGTTGCTCATGGCATTTGCCTGCTGTGGGGGCTTAGCAGGGCTGGCGGGCGCCTTGCAGGTGTTGGCTCTGTTCCATCGCCTCATCCCCAATATCTCCAGCAATTTGGGCTTTCTGGCCTTGTTGGTGGTGATGCTGGCAGGCTTTAACCCCCTGCTGATTTTGCCGATTGCCTTTTTCTTCAGCAGTCTTAACATCGGCAGCTTGCAACTGCCTCTCTCTTTGCAATTGGAGTCTTCTTTGGCCGGTGTGATTCAGGGATCCCTGGTGTTGTTCGTCTTGCTGGCCCAAGGGATCAGCCGCCGCTACTTCCTTGGGAAAGGTTAA
- a CDS encoding RNA recognition motif domain-containing protein, with amino-acid sequence MSIYVGNLSFKVTEADLTAVFAEYGSVKRVQIPTDRETGRIRGFGFVEMSSEAEEQAAIAALDGAEWMGRDLKVNKARPREERPTSGFRSGNANSGGERRRSFQSRY; translated from the coding sequence ATGTCGATTTATGTTGGCAACCTTTCCTTTAAGGTGACAGAAGCGGATTTGACCGCTGTTTTTGCTGAGTACGGTTCTGTCAAGCGGGTGCAAATCCCCACTGACCGCGAGACAGGCCGCATTCGGGGCTTCGGGTTTGTGGAAATGAGCTCTGAAGCAGAGGAGCAAGCTGCCATTGCTGCGCTGGATGGGGCGGAATGGATGGGGCGCGACCTCAAGGTGAACAAAGCTCGTCCCCGGGAAGAACGCCCCACCTCAGGTTTCCGCTCTGGTAACGCGAACAGTGGCGGCGAGCGGCGGCGGAGTTTTCAATCTCGCTATTGA
- a CDS encoding SBBP repeat-containing protein encodes MNRKRPLERVVSLGLAFASSALLGACGEDPAPWLRQFGTPSSDEAHSIAVDERGNAWVVGVTHGTLPKQAGAGGGDAFVRKYNAQGKELWTRQFGTSSLDEALAVAVDRWGNAWVAGVTYRTFPHQVSAGGKEAFVRRYNPQGRELWTRRFGSGELDGVTALAVNAEGNVWVAGDAVRGSGTESLAPSGQSRGKSFVHKYDSNGNLLWTRELELHRRAGALAADEEGNVWVVGSIQESLPGQSVASAGRSPRAGGFVRKYDPEGNQLWLRQFSGGRGDGAFSIAVGEMGNVWIAGFIQEAPTGQAGEYSVLVQQYDAYGNQLWNRQFPGKRRERVLAIAVDGIGNIWVAGHTQGTPAGQLPSDAFVCLYDVNGNELWSHQFGTPDFEWIGSLASDRRGNLWVAGVTWGAFPDQPRAGMKDAFVLKYAR; translated from the coding sequence ATGAACAGGAAGCGACCGCTGGAGAGGGTTGTCTCTCTAGGGCTGGCTTTTGCCAGCTCGGCTCTTTTGGGTGCCTGCGGCGAGGATCCTGCTCCTTGGCTCCGCCAGTTTGGAACCCCTAGCTCCGACGAGGCCCACTCCATCGCTGTAGATGAGAGGGGAAACGCCTGGGTGGTGGGAGTTACCCACGGAACTCTTCCCAAGCAGGCCGGGGCAGGTGGGGGAGATGCCTTTGTGCGCAAGTACAACGCCCAAGGTAAGGAACTCTGGACCCGCCAGTTTGGAACTTCCAGTCTTGACGAAGCGCTAGCCGTAGCGGTGGACAGGTGGGGAAACGCCTGGGTGGCAGGGGTTACCTACAGGACTTTCCCCCACCAGGTCAGTGCCGGGGGGAAGGAAGCTTTCGTGCGCAGGTACAATCCCCAGGGCAGGGAACTCTGGACTCGTCGGTTCGGCAGTGGGGAGTTGGACGGGGTCACGGCTCTTGCCGTGAATGCAGAGGGCAACGTCTGGGTGGCGGGGGATGCCGTTCGCGGTAGCGGGACGGAGTCCTTAGCCCCTTCCGGCCAATCCAGGGGTAAAAGCTTTGTGCACAAGTATGACTCCAATGGCAACCTGCTCTGGACTCGAGAGCTCGAGCTCCATCGGCGGGCCGGTGCCCTGGCTGCCGACGAGGAGGGAAATGTCTGGGTGGTGGGATCCATTCAAGAAAGCCTTCCGGGACAGTCGGTCGCGTCAGCGGGACGGAGTCCCAGAGCGGGAGGCTTTGTGCGCAAATATGATCCCGAGGGCAACCAGCTCTGGCTTCGCCAGTTTTCAGGCGGGAGGGGTGACGGGGCTTTTTCCATCGCTGTAGGTGAGATGGGGAATGTCTGGATAGCGGGATTCATCCAAGAAGCTCCCACCGGCCAGGCAGGGGAGTACAGCGTTCTTGTGCAGCAGTACGATGCCTACGGCAACCAACTCTGGAACCGCCAATTCCCAGGCAAACGGAGGGAACGAGTCCTGGCCATCGCTGTGGATGGAATCGGGAACATTTGGGTGGCAGGACATACCCAGGGAACCCCAGCGGGTCAGTTGCCTAGCGATGCCTTTGTGTGCCTTTACGACGTCAACGGCAATGAACTCTGGAGCCACCAGTTTGGAACCCCTGACTTTGAATGGATCGGTTCTCTTGCTTCGGATAGAAGGGGAAATCTTTGGGTGGCGGGGGTAACTTGGGGAGCCTTTCCTGACCAACCCCGAGCCGGCATGAAAGATGCCTTTGTACTCAAATACGCTCGTTAG
- a CDS encoding gamma-glutamyl-gamma-aminobutyrate hydrolase family protein (Members of this family of hydrolases with an active site Cys residue belong to MEROPS family C26.) — MNRTSPFSNRPLIGVTTRNRNDEGDFVAPGRYVDAIRAAGGIPVLFPPGESEPQVLLSWVDGLVLTGVGDLCPSTFRGSGTESFGEDPQHPQVRYVNAERDRFEVALAQAVLAQGIPVLGICRGMQLLNVVSGGKLFAVAGRSPFASAGRSPCTSVCFKPLCRQHCVFPRA, encoded by the coding sequence ATGAATCGGACATCCCCTTTTTCAAATCGACCGCTCATCGGCGTTACCACCCGCAACCGCAATGACGAGGGAGACTTTGTAGCGCCAGGCCGCTATGTGGATGCCATTCGTGCTGCCGGAGGGATCCCTGTTCTTTTTCCCCCAGGCGAAAGCGAGCCCCAGGTTTTGCTGTCTTGGGTGGATGGCCTGGTGTTGACCGGTGTCGGCGACCTCTGCCCCAGCACCTTTCGCGGTAGCGGGACGGAGTCCTTTGGAGAGGATCCGCAACATCCCCAGGTGCGCTATGTGAACGCGGAGCGGGATCGATTTGAGGTGGCCTTGGCTCAGGCCGTGCTGGCCCAGGGGATCCCTGTTTTGGGCATTTGCCGGGGGATGCAATTGTTAAATGTGGTCAGTGGCGGCAAGCTGTTCGCGGTAGCGGGACGGAGTCCTTTCGCGTCAGCGGGACGGAGTCCTTGCACTTCCGTCTGTTTCAAGCCTTTGTGCAGGCAGCACTGCGTTTTTCCCCGCGCCTAG
- a CDS encoding phosphatidate cytidylyltransferase has translation MGARWVSGFAAVLFALAVTLLGGWYFTAAIGLIIFLAQLEFFRLVQAKGNAPAMRTTMFSSQVLVILQQVRPEWTSPAFIVAGSIICFYLLFKPKVATIADIATSILGLFYCALLPSFWIRVRALSFAQGLGEGLWITLLAIGCVIAADVGAYLCGRAFGRTKLSILSPKKTVEGAVAGIAASMTLAVVGAYYLGWPWSWLSGGILGFLIGLTSLLGDLTESLMKRDAGVKDSGDLIPGHGGILDRGDSYVFTGPLVFYFMEWLNAYSGL, from the coding sequence ATGGGAGCCCGTTGGGTTAGCGGTTTTGCGGCGGTGTTGTTTGCGTTGGCGGTCACCCTGCTAGGGGGCTGGTATTTTACTGCAGCCATTGGGCTGATCATTTTTTTGGCCCAGTTGGAGTTTTTTCGCTTGGTGCAAGCCAAAGGCAATGCGCCGGCCATGCGCACCACCATGTTTTCCAGCCAGGTGCTGGTGATTTTGCAGCAGGTGAGGCCGGAGTGGACCAGCCCTGCCTTTATCGTGGCGGGATCCATCATCTGTTTTTATTTGCTCTTTAAGCCCAAGGTGGCCACCATTGCCGATATTGCCACCTCGATTTTGGGGTTGTTCTACTGTGCGTTGCTGCCCAGCTTCTGGATTCGGGTCAGGGCCTTGTCTTTTGCGCAAGGGCTGGGCGAAGGGCTATGGATTACGCTGCTGGCCATTGGCTGCGTGATCGCTGCCGATGTGGGGGCCTACCTGTGTGGTCGGGCCTTTGGGCGCACCAAGCTCTCCATCCTCAGCCCGAAAAAGACGGTGGAAGGGGCAGTAGCCGGCATTGCCGCCAGCATGACCCTTGCGGTGGTTGGAGCCTATTACCTGGGCTGGCCGTGGAGCTGGTTGAGTGGGGGCATTCTGGGGTTTTTGATTGGGTTAACCAGCCTGCTGGGAGATCTCACAGAATCTCTGATGAAACGGGATGCCGGCGTCAAAGATTCCGGGGATCTGATCCCGGGCCACGGCGGCATTTTGGATCGGGGGGATAGCTACGTATTCACCGGGCCGCTGGTGTTTTATTTTATGGAATGGCTCAACGCTTACTCTGGGCTGTAG
- a CDS encoding valine--tRNA ligase: MTAAISSVNLPSQYNPFETEPKWQRFWEEKGFYVADPKAPGEAFSMVLPPPNVTGNLHMGHAFAFTLPDVVTRYKRMRGYNVLWLPGTDHASIAVHTILENQLRQEGKTRFDLGREAFLERAWAWKEQSQGAIKSQLRRLGLSLDWTRDRFTLDEGLSRAVTEAFVRLYEAGLIYRGEYLVNWCPATQSAVSDIELDDKEVKGHLWHFRYPLAEDPSQYLVVATTRPETMLGDTAVAVNPQDERYCHLIGQFIRLPIKNRLIPIIADEYVDPSFGSGCVKITPAHDPNDFEIGKRHQLPFINILNKDGTLNENGDPFTGLDRFVAREKVVQWFAEHGLLEKVEDYTHTVPHSDRGGVPIEPLLSIQWFCDVSGMGARCLEEEYQRNSPRFIPERWTKVYTGWLEKLRPWCISRQLWWGHQIPAWYPVLNGQLLEDPQAFVVARNGEEALLKAREKFGPEVERVEQDPDVLDTWFSSALWPFSTLGWPEETEDFKRYYPNSLMSTGFDIIFFWVARMAMMGSQFTGQIPFKDVYINGLVRDEHGAKMSKTKGNGIDPLELLDKYGTDALRYALVKEVVGAGQDIRLAYDRKTGESASVEAARNFANKIWNASRFVLMNLEGQTPAQLGSPAPEALELADRWILSRLHSTATQVIAELEAYGLGEGARLLYSLIWDDFCDWYIELVKPRLRGEDLASKRAAQKVLATVLETILKLLHPWMPHITEEIWQLLTQANQTTSISVQPYPTPDPSWIDPQLEREFGLVIQTITSLRNLRAEAGLKPHQTIRALLLTTDPAEQRILTAAQAYIWDLVKAEALEITGSLATEPKQVAAAVVGTVQVLMPLAGLVDVEALRAKLQKDLAKLEKEAQGIRARLENPNFLNRANPEVVQASQEQLAELEAQMRLLGSRLEKLG, from the coding sequence ATGACTGCTGCAATTTCCTCTGTCAACCTGCCCAGCCAGTACAACCCCTTCGAGACCGAGCCGAAGTGGCAGCGCTTTTGGGAAGAGAAGGGCTTTTATGTGGCGGATCCCAAGGCGCCGGGAGAGGCCTTTAGCATGGTGCTGCCCCCGCCCAATGTGACGGGCAACCTGCACATGGGCCATGCTTTTGCCTTTACCCTGCCGGATGTGGTGACGCGCTACAAGCGCATGCGCGGCTACAACGTGCTCTGGCTGCCCGGCACAGACCATGCCAGCATCGCCGTGCACACCATCCTGGAAAACCAACTGCGCCAAGAGGGCAAGACCCGCTTCGATCTGGGCCGCGAGGCTTTTCTGGAGCGAGCTTGGGCTTGGAAGGAGCAGTCGCAGGGAGCCATCAAGAGCCAGTTGCGGCGGCTGGGCCTATCCCTAGACTGGACGCGGGATCGCTTTACCCTCGACGAGGGGCTGAGCCGGGCGGTAACCGAGGCGTTTGTGCGGCTGTACGAGGCGGGGCTAATTTACCGGGGGGAATATCTGGTGAACTGGTGCCCGGCCACCCAGTCGGCGGTGTCAGACATTGAGCTAGACGACAAAGAGGTCAAGGGCCATTTGTGGCATTTTCGTTATCCCTTGGCCGAGGATCCCAGCCAGTATCTGGTGGTGGCCACCACTCGGCCCGAGACCATGCTGGGGGATACGGCGGTGGCGGTGAACCCCCAAGACGAGCGCTATTGCCATCTCATCGGCCAGTTCATTCGCCTGCCCATTAAAAATCGCCTCATCCCCATCATTGCGGATGAGTATGTGGATCCCTCCTTTGGCTCCGGGTGTGTGAAAATTACCCCGGCCCACGACCCCAACGACTTTGAAATCGGCAAACGGCACCAATTGCCCTTCATCAACATCCTCAATAAAGACGGCACCCTCAACGAAAACGGGGATCCTTTCACCGGCCTAGATCGCTTTGTGGCCCGAGAAAAGGTGGTGCAGTGGTTTGCCGAACATGGCCTGCTGGAGAAGGTGGAGGACTACACCCACACCGTTCCCCACAGCGACCGCGGCGGCGTGCCCATCGAGCCTTTGCTTTCCATTCAGTGGTTTTGCGATGTCTCGGGGATGGGGGCTCGCTGTTTGGAAGAGGAATACCAACGAAATAGCCCCCGCTTTATCCCTGAGCGCTGGACCAAAGTCTACACGGGCTGGCTGGAAAAGCTGCGCCCCTGGTGCATTTCTCGGCAGTTGTGGTGGGGCCATCAGATCCCAGCTTGGTATCCAGTCCTCAATGGCCAGCTTCTCGAGGATCCCCAAGCTTTTGTGGTGGCCCGCAACGGCGAGGAAGCGTTGCTCAAGGCACGGGAAAAGTTTGGCCCAGAAGTTGAGCGGGTGGAACAGGATCCCGATGTGCTGGATACCTGGTTTAGCTCTGCTCTGTGGCCCTTTTCAACCCTGGGCTGGCCGGAAGAGACCGAGGATTTCAAACGCTACTATCCCAACTCCCTGATGTCCACGGGCTTTGACATCATTTTCTTCTGGGTGGCCCGCATGGCCATGATGGGATCCCAATTTACCGGCCAGATCCCCTTCAAAGATGTGTACATCAATGGCCTGGTGCGGGATGAGCACGGGGCGAAAATGTCCAAAACCAAGGGAAATGGCATCGATCCCCTGGAGCTGCTGGACAAATACGGCACCGACGCCCTGCGCTATGCCCTGGTCAAGGAGGTGGTGGGGGCAGGGCAAGACATCCGCCTGGCCTATGACCGCAAGACCGGCGAGAGCGCCAGCGTAGAGGCCGCCCGCAACTTTGCCAATAAGATCTGGAACGCCTCCCGCTTTGTGTTGATGAACTTGGAGGGGCAAACCCCTGCCCAACTGGGATCCCCTGCCCCCGAAGCGCTGGAGCTGGCCGATCGCTGGATCCTGTCGCGGCTGCACTCCACGGCCACCCAAGTTATCGCCGAGCTGGAAGCCTATGGCCTGGGCGAGGGGGCGCGCCTGCTCTACTCTCTCATTTGGGATGACTTTTGCGACTGGTACATCGAGCTGGTCAAGCCCCGGCTGCGGGGAGAAGACCTGGCTTCCAAACGCGCAGCGCAGAAGGTGCTGGCCACCGTTTTGGAAACCATTCTCAAGCTGCTGCACCCCTGGATGCCCCACATCACCGAGGAGATCTGGCAGCTGCTCACCCAGGCCAACCAAACCACCTCTATCTCCGTGCAGCCCTATCCCACCCCAGATCCCAGTTGGATCGACCCTCAACTGGAGCGGGAGTTTGGCTTGGTGATCCAAACCATTACCAGCCTGCGCAACCTGCGGGCAGAAGCCGGCCTCAAGCCCCATCAGACCATCAGGGCCCTTTTGCTCACTACCGATCCCGCCGAGCAGCGGATCCTGACGGCTGCCCAAGCTTATATCTGGGATCTGGTCAAGGCCGAGGCTTTGGAGATTACGGGATCCCTGGCCACGGAGCCCAAACAGGTGGCGGCTGCAGTGGTGGGCACGGTGCAGGTGCTGATGCCCTTGGCAGGACTGGTGGATGTGGAAGCGCTGCGGGCCAAGCTGCAAAAAGACCTGGCCAAGCTGGAAAAAGAGGCCCAAGGGATCCGCGCTCGCCTAGAGAACCCCAATTTTCTCAACCGGGCCAACCCTGAAGTGGTGCAAGCCAGTCAGGAGCAACTGGCGGAGCTGGAAGCCCAGATGAGGTTACTGGGATCCAGGCTGGAGAAGCTGGGCTGA
- a CDS encoding ArnT family glycosyltransferase: MRPFGNPNRLGSSPSRRSLPGSSSFVQFRRDPHLVPFWGLSLLVMGLAVPLFVLSGADPSLAGCDESFYAQMARELLRGGHWLGPTFLGEPFFEKPPLLTWSVALSFALYGVNEWAARLPGILAALLSIPLVGWIGWFFLPMRAAFLGMAVLPLCYLWVQQGRLVGQDVPLTFLELLGILGLVNGIRGHRVWFWLTGVAFGLGLLMKSAMILLPGAALIPYLVQQRRRWMGSAPFWLALGLGLGIFGLWLGPAMQVYGPQVLTTLVGKVWDLGQEPFHADATGWYYFWHIPVHGFPWTVLALVGGFLLVRQQPGSTLLIWSFPLLLLLLLQLYPTKTPYYTVQLYPWLALLAGVALDQALAMRGRVSGADRVSGTESLHLKPRLAQVISWGLAAVGLLLLGLGVAVRLGVDGLELLQSHAWPLVAMGLLYLLLPGIWSWWRVLRCAGELWVGILLLAGILAMITIVLRPDFGNFSPAFAQMDWNQMLPPSVRAIRTESSTESGETVVDIGRSGLPDVCQAQAIAFYTPNPGRWVDDQALRRGEHGDYLWVSPVQAEQVEIRDLGLQPLAEVEGWQLVRRLDPLLEQGSGEPL; this comes from the coding sequence ATGCGTCCTTTCGGCAACCCCAACCGTCTGGGCAGTTCTCCTAGCCGCAGATCCCTGCCGGGATCCAGCTCCTTCGTTCAGTTTCGCCGCGACCCGCACCTAGTGCCCTTTTGGGGCCTAAGCCTACTAGTCATGGGCCTGGCAGTGCCTCTGTTTGTGCTTTCGGGGGCGGATCCCAGTTTGGCCGGCTGCGACGAGAGCTTTTATGCCCAAATGGCCCGCGAGCTGCTGCGGGGAGGGCATTGGCTGGGGCCCACTTTTTTGGGGGAGCCTTTTTTCGAGAAACCCCCTCTGCTCACCTGGAGCGTGGCCCTCAGTTTTGCCCTGTACGGGGTAAACGAGTGGGCAGCGCGGCTGCCAGGGATCCTCGCTGCTTTGCTCTCCATTCCCCTGGTGGGTTGGATTGGGTGGTTTTTTTTGCCGATGCGGGCGGCCTTTTTGGGGATGGCGGTTTTGCCCCTGTGCTACCTCTGGGTGCAGCAGGGGCGGCTGGTGGGGCAGGATGTGCCCTTGACCTTTCTGGAGCTGCTGGGGATCCTGGGGCTGGTCAACGGTATCCGCGGCCACAGGGTTTGGTTTTGGCTAACCGGAGTGGCCTTCGGGCTGGGCCTGCTGATGAAAAGTGCCATGATCCTGCTGCCGGGGGCGGCTTTGATCCCCTATCTCGTGCAGCAACGGCGCCGCTGGATGGGATCCGCCCCATTTTGGCTGGCGCTTGGGCTGGGCTTGGGGATTTTTGGCCTCTGGCTAGGTCCAGCCATGCAGGTGTATGGCCCACAGGTGCTGACCACCCTGGTGGGGAAGGTGTGGGATCTGGGGCAAGAGCCCTTCCATGCGGATGCCACCGGCTGGTACTACTTTTGGCACATTCCCGTTCATGGCTTCCCGTGGACGGTTTTGGCTTTGGTGGGTGGCTTTCTCCTGGTGCGCCAGCAGCCGGGATCCACGCTGCTAATCTGGTCTTTCCCCCTGCTGCTGCTGTTGTTGTTGCAGCTTTATCCCACCAAAACCCCCTACTACACCGTGCAGCTTTACCCTTGGCTGGCTCTCTTGGCCGGGGTAGCCTTGGATCAAGCGTTGGCTATGCGGGGTCGCGTCAGCGGTGCGGATCGCGTTAGCGGGACGGAGTCCTTGCACTTAAAGCCCCGTCTGGCTCAGGTGATCTCTTGGGGCCTGGCAGCGGTGGGGCTGCTGCTGTTGGGTTTGGGGGTGGCCGTCCGGCTGGGCGTAGACGGTCTGGAGCTTCTGCAATCCCACGCTTGGCCGCTGGTGGCGATGGGTCTTTTGTACCTCTTGCTGCCGGGGATCTGGAGTTGGTGGCGGGTGTTGCGCTGCGCCGGCGAGCTGTGGGTGGGAATCCTCTTGTTGGCCGGGATCCTCGCCATGATCACCATCGTCTTGCGGCCTGATTTCGGCAACTTCAGCCCTGCTTTTGCCCAAATGGATTGGAACCAAATGCTGCCCCCGTCCGTTCGCGCTATTCGGACGGAGTCCTCGACAGAGTCTGGGGAGACGGTGGTGGATATTGGCCGCAGCGGCTTGCCGGATGTCTGTCAGGCCCAGGCCATCGCTTTTTATACCCCTAATCCGGGGAGATGGGTGGATGATCAGGCTCTGCGACGAGGGGAGCATGGAGACTACCTTTGGGTATCTCCGGTGCAGGCAGAACAGGTGGAGATCCGGGATTTGGGGTTACAACCTCTGGCGGAGGTGGAGGGCTGGCAACTGGTGCGCCGTTTGGATCCCCTCTTGGAGCAGGGCAGCGGGGAGCCTCTTTGA